The following proteins are encoded in a genomic region of Prochlorothrix hollandica PCC 9006 = CALU 1027:
- a CDS encoding prepilin-type N-terminal cleavage/methylation domain-containing protein has product MTRRSIPLLWHKYLLHVGRSSPPAQGMTLIEVLVAILVIAVVTSVIAAPIVLTVGTRVQNRKVEEGIQLAQRYIEDIRVALARGDNTTNFDTLLADAGDVTIQDVAAPTTSATICNIATTSPCPVNSLEPIDYDSDGDTDFYVQVFRANDKGTTGFEMAVRVYPLGVVNGSTVRSGLSTDASAVGFRASSDSQSEPLVVFYTGLYRGSDGVSLLALAGTGPGTDPGTDPGTDPGTDPGTDPGTDPGTGSTIPVPNAIPKTFPKPSNTDTTTGNTDTTTGNTDTTTGNTDTTTGNTDTTTGNTDTTGTTGTTDTTGTTGTTDTTGTTDTTGTTGTTGTTGTTGTTGTTGTTGTTGTTGTTGTTGTTGTTGTTGTPVPTPTPTPTPTANISPVAGNSTACLHKNSTFSFNVVTGAFSSQAGVRRSALSGSSDANGDILTISAASSTGSLVNGSVSYSGAVLSFSSVNTNGVTGSISFTISDGRGGTAIGSMQLETSNNSASCTLL; this is encoded by the coding sequence ATGACCCGCCGCTCTATTCCCCTCCTCTGGCACAAATATCTACTCCATGTAGGTCGATCGTCCCCCCCAGCCCAAGGGATGACCCTGATTGAGGTGTTAGTCGCAATTTTAGTTATTGCGGTAGTCACCAGTGTGATTGCAGCGCCGATCGTCCTGACCGTGGGCACCCGCGTCCAAAACCGCAAAGTCGAAGAAGGCATCCAACTGGCCCAGCGCTACATCGAAGACATCCGCGTTGCACTCGCTAGGGGCGACAACACCACTAACTTTGATACCCTCCTGGCAGATGCGGGAGATGTCACCATCCAAGACGTAGCGGCTCCCACCACCAGCGCCACCATTTGCAATATTGCAACGACCTCTCCCTGTCCCGTCAATTCCCTAGAACCCATAGACTACGACAGCGACGGCGACACAGACTTTTATGTCCAAGTTTTTCGGGCCAACGATAAAGGCACCACGGGCTTTGAAATGGCCGTGCGGGTCTATCCCCTGGGGGTTGTCAATGGCAGCACAGTCCGCAGCGGTCTCTCTACGGACGCTTCTGCCGTAGGCTTCCGGGCCAGCAGCGACAGCCAAAGCGAACCCCTCGTCGTCTTCTACACCGGTCTCTACCGAGGCAGCGACGGGGTCTCCCTCCTCGCCCTAGCCGGTACCGGTCCTGGCACTGATCCTGGCACTGATCCTGGCACTGATCCTGGCACTGATCCTGGCACTGATCCTGGCACTGATCCTGGCACTGGCAGCACTATCCCTGTCCCCAACGCCATCCCCAAAACTTTCCCCAAACCTAGCAACACCGACACCACGACTGGCAACACCGACACCACAACTGGCAACACCGACACCACAACTGGCAACACCGACACCACGACTGGCAACACCGACACCACAACTGGCAACACCGACACCACAGGCACCACGGGCACTACGGACACCACAGGCACCACGGGCACTACGGACACTACAGGCACTACGGACACCACGGGCACTACGGGCACTACGGGCACTACGGGCACTACGGGCACTACGGGCACCACAGGCACTACGGGCACTACGGGCACTACGGGCACCACAGGCACTACGGGCACTACGGGCACCACAGGCACTACGGGCACACCTGTACCAACACCCACTCCCACACCAACACCCACTGCTAACATTAGTCCAGTTGCAGGTAACAGTACGGCTTGTCTCCACAAAAATAGCACCTTTAGCTTTAATGTCGTTACCGGAGCTTTCAGTAGTCAAGCAGGTGTTCGCAGATCTGCCTTATCCGGTAGTAGTGATGCCAATGGAGATATCCTAACCATATCTGCTGCCAGCAGTACTGGTAGTCTCGTGAATGGTTCCGTTTCATACAGTGGTGCTGTTCTATCTTTTTCATCCGTCAACACCAATGGTGTAACAGGCAGTATATCCTTTACTATTTCTGATGGAAGAGGAGGTACGGCCATTGGCTCCATGCAACTTGAAACTAGCAACAACTCAGCAAGTTGTACTCTCCTTTAA